The Amblyomma americanum isolate KBUSLIRL-KWMA chromosome 3, ASM5285725v1, whole genome shotgun sequence genome window below encodes:
- the LOC144123795 gene encoding uncharacterized protein LOC144123795 has translation MGSELSVFARAQVCNIFLFAKLAYVLQVLHCARRKVQAIHRIFAAFVWRSQWEPMRRDNLFLPLEGGGVGLVHLFVHQLVSRFFFFKSANDPFLVAVLIRRLSFHLPYLFAPTVQAREGTLWRFLKEVADTFNFLTVRFSLDYLYSLSRKQMTQALTESLFPTPLYRQPYLGSLDISVLKRVRRMCIQAAAKTFFFKLHTATLPLKTFLNDKGMFVPWNVNCRLCNVPETIDHCFILCLVAERFYFRPPSVTDV, from the exons atgggtagcgaactctcagtgtttgcgagggcacaggtctgtaacatttttttgtttgcaaagctcgcgtatgtccttcaagtcctgcattgtgcgaggaggaaggtgcaagcaatacatagaatatttgcagcattcgtttggcgctctcaatgggagccgatgaggcgtgacaacttgttccttcccttagagggtggtggagtgggccttgttcacctgttcgtgcatcaactcgtttcccgttttttctttttcaaatcggcaaacgacccgtttctggtagctgtgctcattaggcggcttagttttcatttgccttacttattcgcaccgactgtgcaggctcgtgaggggactttatggcgatttcttaaggaggttgctgacactttcaattttctcactgtgcgcttctctttagattacctgtatagcctctcgagaaagcagatgacccaggctctcactgagtctttgttccctacaccattgtatcggcagccttatttggggtctttggacatcagtgttctaaagcgtgttaggcggatgtgcattcaggcagccgctaaaacgttctttttcaaactacacacagcgacgctgcctctcaagacatttcttaatgacaaggggatgtttgtaccctggaatgtgaattgtcgtctgtgtaacgtgcctgagacaattgatcattgcttcatcctgtgcc tcgtggccgagagattctacttccggccaccgagcgtgacagACGTGTGA